A single region of the Oculatellaceae cyanobacterium genome encodes:
- the folK gene encoding 2-amino-4-hydroxy-6-hydroxymethyldihydropteridine diphosphokinase, whose protein sequence is MNLEQEWKRCAIALGSNLGDSNAILKSVLFTIANTPGINLISQSSFYQTVPIGAPQPDYLNACAILEVNLKPDELLKKLLNIEHKFGRVRTEHWGARTLDLDILLFDDLILDTPTLQIPHPRMWERGFVLVPLAEIAPNWIEPKSGMAIAELLQAVDCSGVRGVM, encoded by the coding sequence ATGAATTTAGAACAAGAGTGGAAACGTTGTGCGATCGCACTTGGTAGTAATTTGGGTGACTCTAATGCCATCCTCAAATCTGTACTCTTCACTATCGCTAATACTCCAGGTATTAACTTAATATCTCAATCTAGTTTTTATCAAACTGTACCTATTGGCGCACCGCAACCAGATTATTTAAATGCTTGTGCGATTTTAGAAGTTAACTTAAAGCCAGATGAATTATTAAAAAAACTCCTAAATATTGAGCATAAATTTGGGCGTGTGCGTACAGAACATTGGGGCGCTAGAACTCTTGATTTAGATATCTTATTATTTGATGATTTAATTTTAGATACGCCTACTCTCCAAATACCTCATCCACGTATGTGGGAAAGAGGGTTTGTTTTAGTTCCGTTAGCTGAGATTGCGCCAAATTGGATTGAGCCTAAGTCAGGAATGGCGATCGCAGAACTCTTACAAGCGGTAGACTGTTCTGGTGTTCGTGGAGTTATGTAA
- a CDS encoding IscS subfamily cysteine desulfurase — protein MSYRPIYLDCHATTPVDQRVLEAMIPFFTEHFGNPASINHIYGWEAEAAVKAARQTLADAINATPEEIIFTSGATEANNLAIKGVAEAYFSKGRHIITVQTEHNAVLDPCNYLRSLGFDITILPVQPDGLLDLNQLEKAIRPDTILVSVMAANNEIGVLQPLAEIGAICRNANILFHTDAAQAVGKIPLDIDAMKIDLLSMTAHKVYAPKGIGALYVRRRNPRVKLSPQLHGGGHERGMRSGTLYTPQIVGFAKAVEIALTEQESENQRLTQLRQRLWEQLSQLEGIYLNGHPTQRLAGNLNISVAGVDGAALLLGLQPVVAISSGSACTSTKTTPSHVLIALGCSEQLAYASLRFGIGRYNTEYEIDQVAKSAIATISSLRRQPLLNSSATH, from the coding sequence TTGAGCTATCGCCCTATATACTTAGATTGCCACGCCACAACACCTGTTGATCAACGGGTACTAGAGGCAATGATACCTTTCTTTACAGAACACTTCGGCAATCCTGCCAGCATCAATCATATATATGGATGGGAAGCAGAAGCTGCCGTGAAAGCTGCAAGACAAACCTTAGCTGATGCAATTAACGCCACACCTGAAGAAATCATCTTTACCAGTGGCGCGACAGAAGCCAATAATTTAGCTATTAAAGGGGTCGCAGAAGCTTATTTTAGTAAAGGTCGCCATATTATTACTGTCCAAACCGAGCATAACGCGGTACTTGACCCTTGTAACTATTTGCGATCGCTCGGCTTTGATATCACTATCCTACCAGTCCAACCAGACGGACTCCTCGATTTAAACCAGCTAGAAAAAGCTATCCGCCCCGACACCATTTTAGTTTCTGTCATGGCTGCCAATAACGAAATTGGTGTATTACAGCCATTAGCCGAAATAGGCGCAATCTGTCGCAATGCTAATATCCTCTTCCACACCGATGCCGCTCAAGCTGTTGGCAAAATCCCCCTAGATATAGATGCGATGAAAATCGATCTACTATCTATGACAGCCCACAAAGTTTATGCACCCAAAGGTATCGGCGCATTATATGTCAGACGGCGTAACCCTAGAGTAAAGCTATCGCCTCAGTTACATGGCGGTGGGCATGAACGAGGAATGCGTTCAGGTACACTATACACACCCCAAATAGTAGGATTTGCCAAAGCTGTAGAAATAGCCTTAACAGAACAAGAATCAGAAAATCAACGCCTTACCCAACTACGTCAGCGACTCTGGGAACAGTTAAGCCAACTCGAAGGAATTTATCTTAACGGGCATCCAACTCAGCGATTAGCAGGAAATTTGAATATTAGTGTCGCAGGTGTTGATGGTGCCGCGCTGTTGCTAGGATTACAACCAGTAGTCGCTATTTCATCTGGATCAGCTTGCACTTCTACCAAAACTACCCCAAGTCATGTCCTCATAGCATTAGGATGCTCAGAACAACTCGCCTATGCTTCCTTACGATTTGGAATTGGCAGGTATAACACAGAATACGAAATTGATCAAGTAGCTAAAAGTGCGATCGCAACTATTTCTAGTTTACGCCGACAACCATTGCTCAACAGTTCAGCAACCCACTAA
- a CDS encoding Rne/Rng family ribonuclease, translating into MPKQIIIAEQHRIAAVFSEDQIQELVVATGNHQVGDVYLGSVENVLPGIDAAFVNIGDSARNGFIHVTDLGPLRLKRSAGGITELLTPQQKVLVQVMKEPTGNKGPRLTGNVTLPGRYVVLMPYGRGVNLSRRIKSEPERNRLRALAVLIKPAGMGLLIRTEAEGKAEEAIIEDLETLQKQWELVQQEANSTRAPALLNRDDDFIQRVLRDMYSADVNRIVVDSNTGVKRVKQHLLSWSGGKAPEGVLIDHHRERLPVLDYFRVNAAIREALKPRVDLPSGGYIIIQPTEALTVIDVNSGSFTRSATARETVLWTNCEAATEIARQLRLRNVAGVIIVDFIDMDSHKDQLQVLEHFNKQLREDKARPQIAQLSELGLVELTRKRMGQNIYELFGHTCATCGGLGHLVRLPGETTRNGEIAEPGVPVPVIPISSREVNRDVNREVNRDVRTIPYPNTPSVREVFPLENWQERNELSDFDSSEDEAELDLFNHPSYQEQGVIPNNRRKRRRKIDDLPLRDELPKSNIRIPSRPSTFNEFKRELPLESEEQGNLEQYRHVVPEIERVEKPQRPRPSRQETEPPEIISIEMTPEEQDVYALMGVSPLIRVNRQIKNPKSVIIALVPPGESNTTETQTELSLDFPTETAVETATIESATTEQPTALEQPPAIEQPTVIEQPTAIASNTAEPDATQIPDKQPLIVSDVADSDTTINRRRRRRSSAIASETSFASES; encoded by the coding sequence ATGCCAAAGCAAATAATTATCGCAGAGCAGCATCGGATTGCTGCAGTGTTTTCTGAAGATCAAATTCAAGAACTTGTTGTTGCCACGGGGAATCATCAAGTTGGCGACGTTTATTTAGGTAGCGTTGAAAATGTTTTACCAGGGATAGATGCAGCATTTGTAAATATTGGGGATTCTGCTCGGAACGGCTTTATCCATGTAACTGATTTAGGGCCATTACGGCTAAAGCGAAGTGCTGGGGGAATTACTGAACTGCTGACACCACAGCAAAAAGTTTTAGTCCAGGTAATGAAAGAGCCGACGGGGAATAAAGGCCCTCGACTCACAGGCAATGTTACCTTGCCTGGTCGGTATGTAGTACTAATGCCCTATGGACGTGGTGTTAATCTCTCCAGGCGAATTAAAAGCGAACCTGAGCGCAACCGTCTGAGAGCGCTGGCAGTATTAATTAAGCCAGCAGGAATGGGACTATTAATCCGTACCGAAGCTGAGGGCAAAGCAGAAGAAGCGATTATCGAAGATTTAGAAACACTCCAAAAGCAGTGGGAATTAGTTCAGCAAGAAGCCAATTCTACTAGAGCGCCAGCACTACTTAATCGTGATGATGATTTTATTCAGCGTGTATTGCGGGATATGTACAGTGCCGATGTGAATCGGATTGTGGTTGATTCCAACACTGGAGTAAAGCGAGTCAAGCAACATTTATTAAGTTGGAGTGGTGGTAAAGCGCCAGAGGGTGTATTAATTGACCATCACCGTGAGCGATTACCAGTTTTAGATTATTTCCGAGTCAATGCCGCAATTCGAGAAGCCCTCAAACCCAGAGTGGATCTGCCTTCAGGCGGTTATATCATCATTCAACCGACAGAAGCACTAACAGTAATTGATGTCAACTCCGGTTCTTTTACCCGTTCAGCGACAGCACGGGAAACAGTTCTGTGGACAAACTGCGAAGCTGCAACAGAAATCGCTCGCCAGCTAAGGTTAAGAAACGTTGCTGGTGTGATTATTGTTGACTTCATTGATATGGACTCGCACAAAGACCAACTTCAAGTCTTAGAGCATTTTAATAAGCAACTCAGAGAAGACAAAGCTAGACCACAGATTGCTCAACTCTCGGAACTCGGCTTGGTTGAACTGACTCGCAAACGCATGGGTCAAAATATCTATGAATTGTTTGGTCATACTTGTGCAACCTGCGGTGGATTAGGGCATTTAGTGCGCTTACCAGGTGAAACTACCCGTAATGGCGAAATTGCGGAACCTGGTGTCCCAGTACCTGTAATTCCAATTTCCAGCAGAGAAGTAAATCGGGATGTAAACAGAGAAGTAAATCGGGATGTACGGACAATACCCTACCCCAACACCCCCAGTGTGCGGGAAGTTTTCCCCTTAGAGAACTGGCAAGAGCGTAACGAACTATCAGACTTTGATTCTTCAGAGGATGAAGCAGAATTAGATTTGTTTAATCATCCTAGCTATCAAGAGCAAGGAGTAATTCCTAATAATCGTCGTAAACGTCGGCGTAAAATTGATGATTTACCTTTAAGGGATGAACTACCTAAAAGTAACATTCGCATTCCCTCTCGTCCCTCTACGTTTAATGAGTTCAAGCGAGAGTTACCCTTAGAATCTGAAGAACAGGGAAATCTTGAGCAATATCGGCACGTTGTCCCAGAAATCGAACGGGTAGAGAAACCTCAGCGTCCTAGACCTTCTAGGCAGGAAACTGAACCCCCAGAGATTATCTCTATAGAGATGACACCGGAGGAACAAGATGTTTATGCTTTGATGGGTGTTTCTCCTTTAATCCGTGTAAATCGGCAAATTAAGAATCCAAAATCCGTGATTATCGCGCTTGTTCCACCAGGAGAATCAAATACCACAGAGACACAAACAGAATTATCGTTAGATTTTCCTACAGAGACTGCTGTGGAAACAGCGACTATAGAATCAGCTACTACAGAACAGCCAACTGCGCTAGAACAGCCACCTGCAATAGAACAGCCAACTGTGATAGAACAACCAACTGCGATCGCATCGAATACAGCTGAGCCAGATGCTACTCAGATACCTGATAAACAACCGTTGATAGTTTCAGATGTAGCTGATAGCGACACCACCATCAACCGCCGTCGTCGTCGTCGCTCATCTGCGATCGCATCAGAAACTTCCTTTGCATCAGAAAGTTAA